The following is a genomic window from Candidatus Hydrogenedentota bacterium.
GGAGTTTGGCTATGTCCGACATATTAATCTTTTCCCTTTTGGTTTTATACAAAATCGTCATTGTTGGTGTTGGGCTCGGGTTCGCATACATGGGTTACAAACTCTTTCTTGCAGACAAGACCAAGCCAGCGGGCGACTTGGAAGCGCGAACTGGAAAGTATGCCTTAAGCTTGCGGGGCGGAGCGCCTGGAATATTCTTTTCGTTATTTGGCACCGTCCTTATCTGCTTCTCTATTTTTAAGGGAATAGAATATAAATCTAGTTCTCCAAACGACAGCGCCGTGTCTGGGATATCGATCATTCTTCCTGACCATCCACCAACAACTCAGAGCCAGCATAAATGAGGGGCGACGTAATGAAAGCACCGCTATTCTATGTTCAACTTCCTATATATATAGTCATTTTCCTCGTTCCCATGCTTGTATACGCGGACTCGCAACATAGATATGAAAAGGCAATTGCGGCATTGAAATTGAACAACTGTGCCGACGCTGTTGTGGCGCTTGAACAGTATAAGTTGGAGGCCTCTGCTGAACTCAAGGCTGATCTTCAATTTTCGGCGCAGATAGACAGGCAGATTGGTCTTTGTCGAGAACGCTTAGCCAGTGATTCTCGCAGGAGTACTGAGATTAGTGGCATGGTGCGGCCCGACGTAGACAGAGCGCAGCAGATGGCCAAGGACATTGGACGGTCCATTCAGCTGCGCGGGTTTTGAATTCTGATAACGCATCTTCTCACTCGGGACCAGCGCCTGCAGCGCTCTGCCCGTGACCTTTACGGTAAATGGTGCGCGGAATGCGGCTGATAGGATGGATGACATAATTCAACGCGCGCTGTCGGTTGATAGAGAATCTGCTGAAGTGGACTTCAAGCAGGCCTTCGATGTCAACTCGACAGGTAGTTGGTGCGAGATCGTGAAGGATATCGTAGCAATGGCAAATTCCGGGGGTGGGGTTGTCATTCTTGGTCTCTGCGATGACGGATCACCTTCTCCTCAAGACTGTAGTCAGGCACTCAAGATCGACCCTGCTGTTGTGGCGGACAAAGTTAGGAAGTATACAGGACCTCATCAACTTGATCTGAAGCTAACGGTAGTCAGAAAGCAGGAATCTGAGGTAGTTGCAATTGCTATTGGTGGAGTACGCCACCCGCTTGTATTCCAAAACGTTGGGACCTATGAAGTCGAATCGGGGCGCCAGAAGACGGCCTTCTCAGTCGGACAGATCTATTTTAGGCATGGTGCGAAGAGTGAACCAGGGACAACAGACGATATTCGCGCATGTATTGATCGGGAAGTATCCTGTCTTCGTGAGGAATGGCTAGGAAACATCAGAAAGGTGGTGGAAGCGCCGCTTG
Proteins encoded in this region:
- a CDS encoding putative DNA binding domain-containing protein; its protein translation is MDDIIQRALSVDRESAEVDFKQAFDVNSTGSWCEIVKDIVAMANSGGGVVILGLCDDGSPSPQDCSQALKIDPAVVADKVRKYTGPHQLDLKLTVVRKQESEVVAIAIGGVRHPLVFQNVGTYEVESGRQKTAFSVGQIYFRHGAKSEPGTTDDIRACIDREVSCLREEWLGNIRKVVEAPLGSLVTVATTSQSSDSIQPSIPTRLVHAEGAMPVAWRSPDETHPHRQKEVVSVINQRLGGTHRITSYDVQCARKEFKADTDPNLVYKSKFGMVQYSDAFVSAVVDEFRNDPGFFANLRIKHSRRRTRAAI